A window of Balearica regulorum gibbericeps isolate bBalReg1 chromosome Z, bBalReg1.pri, whole genome shotgun sequence contains these coding sequences:
- the ROR2 gene encoding tyrosine-protein kinase transmembrane receptor ROR2, whose protein sequence is MIPAVAAGRRGAAGRLLALLAAASLLRLRAAGEMEIPDSNDPLGHADDLERPIPTPKGYFLTFLEPVNNITVVQGQTAILHCKVAGNPSPNVRWLKNDAPVVQEPRRIIIRKTDYGSRLRIQDLDTTDTGYYQCVASNGMKTITATGVLFVRLGPTNSPNHNLQEDYHEDGFCQPYRGIACARIIGNRTIYVDSLQMQGEIENRITAAFTMIGTSTHLSDQCSQFAIPSFCHFVFPLCDERSRTPKPRELCRDECEVLENDLCRQEYNIARSNPLILMQLQLPKCEDLPRPDTLEAANCIRIGIPVERLSRYHQCYNGSGVDYRGTVSVTKSGHSCQLWDSQSPHSHDLTSTQFPELGGGHAYCRNPGGQMDGPWCFTKNKNVRMELCDIPSCSPRDNSKMGILYILVPSIAIPLVIACLFFLVCMCRNKQKASAATPQRRQLMASPSQDMEMPLINQHKQAKLKEINLSTVRFMEELGEERFGKVYKGHLFGTAPGEQTQAVAIKTLKDKAELALREEFKHEAMMRSRLQHPNIVCLLGIVTKEQPISMIFSYCSHSDLHEFLVMRSPHSDVGSTDDDKTVKSTLEPADFFHIVTQIAAGMEYLSSHHVVHKDLATRNILVFDKLNVKISDLGLFREVYAADYYKLMGNSLLPIRWMSPEAIMYGKFSIDSDIWSYGVVLWEVFSYGLQPYCGYSNQDVIEMIRNRQVLPCPDDCPTWIYTLMLECWNEFPNRRPRFKDIHNRLRTWGNLSNYNSSAQTSGASNTTQTSSLSTSPVSNVSNARYIGPKQKTPAFPQPQFIQMKGQMRPMVPPPQLYIPVNGYQPMPAYGAYLPNFYPVQIPMQMAPQQMPPQIIPKPGSHHSGSGSTSTGYVTTAPSNASVADRAALLSEGTDDTHNGTEDIAQNPVQEEEEEEGSVPETELLGDNDTLQMDEAEIQSEA, encoded by the exons GTTACTTCCTGACCTTTTTGGAACCAGTAAACAATATCACTGTAGTCCAGGGGCAAACAGCAATCCTCCACTGCAAGGTAGCAGGAAATCCATCTCCAAATGTCAGATGGCTAAAAAATGATGCTCCAGTGGTTCAGGAGCCAAGACGGATCAtcatcagaaaaacagattatgGTTCGCGTCTGAGAATCCAGGATCTTGATACTACGGACACAGGATACTACCAGTGTGTGGCTTCGAATGGGATGAAGACGATAACTGCAACAGGAGTGTTGTTTGTAAGGCTTG GTCCAACAAACAGCCCAAATCACAATCTTCA AGAAGATTACCATGAAGACGGGTTCTGTCAGCCATACAGGGGAATTGCGTGTGCACGAATCATTGGAAACAGGACCATTTATGTGGACTCCCTCCAGATGCAAGGGGAAATTGAAAACCGAATTACTG CTGCGTTTACCATGATTGGTACTTCCACACATTTGTCGGATCAGTGCTCACAGTTCGCTATACCATCCTTCTGCCACTTTGTGTTTCCCCTGTGTGACGAGCGCTCTCGGACCCCTAAGCCACGAGAGCTTTGCCGGGATGAATGTGAAGTTCTGGAGAATGATCTCTGTAGGCAGGAGTACAACATCGCTAGGTCAAACCCCCTCATCTTGATGCAGCTACAGTTGCCTAAGTGTGAGGATCTCCCACGACCTGACACCTTGGAAGCTGCCAACTGCATAAGGATCGGGATCCCTGTGGAGAGACTGAGCCGAT ATCACCAGTGCTACAACGGTTCTGGAGTGGACTACAGAGGGACGGTCAGCGTTACAAAGTCTGGCCACTCTTGTCAACTCTGGGACTCCCAGAGTCCCCACAGCCATGATCTGACAAGCACACAGTTTCCAGAGTTAGGTGGAGGTCATGCGTATTGCCGAAATCCCGGAGGTCAGATGGATGGGCCATGGTGttttacaaagaataaaaacGTACGCATGGAACTGTGTGACATACCTTCTTGTA GTCCACGTGACAACAGTAAAATGGGAATCCTCTACATCCTGGTTCCCAGCATAGCCATCCCTCTGGTTATCgcctgccttttcttcctggtCTGTATGTGCAGAAACAAGCAGAAGGCATCTGCTGCTACACCACAGAGGCGCCAGCTGATGGCATCTCCTAGCCAGGACATGGAAATGCCACTCATTAATCAACacaaacag GCTAAACTTAAAGAAATCAATCTGTCCACTGTGCGGTTTATGGAGGAATTAGGAGAGGAGAGATTTGGCAAAGTCTACAAGGGGCATCTCTTTGGTACAGCACCAGGTGAACAGACACAAGCTGTTGCTATCAAGACACTTAAAGACAAAGCAGAACTGGCTCTTCGGGAAGAATTCAAACATGAGGCAATGATGAGATCACGATTACAGCACCCAAACATTGTTTGTTTGCTGGGAATAGTGACAAAGGAACAACCCATAAGCATGATTTTTAGTTATTGTTCCCACAGTGACCTCCATGAGTTCTTGGTGATGAGATCTCCCCATTCAGATGTTGGCAGCACTGACGATGACAAGACAGTAAAATCCACCCTGGAACCAGCAGATTTTTTCCACATCGTGACTCAGATAGCTGCAGGAATGGAGTATCTTTCAAGCCACCACGTTGTCCATAAGGACTTGGCCACTAGAAATATACTGGTGTTTGATAAACTGAATGTGAAAATATCTGATTTAGGCCTTTTCAGGGAAGTTTACGCTGCTGATTACTACAAACTGATGGGAAATTCCCTTCTTCCTATCCGGTGGATGTCCCCTGAGGCTATTATGTATGGCAAGTTTTCTATTGATTCAGATATATGGTCATATGGAGTTGTGTTGTGGGAAGTTTTCAGCTATGGCCTGCAGCCTTACTGTGGTTATTCTAACCAGGATGTCATCGAGATGATCAGGAACCGACAGGTTTTGCCATGTCCTGACGACTGCCCCACATGGATATACACTTTGATGTTGGAGTGCTGGAATGAATTTCCCAACAGAAGACCAAGATTTAAAGATATACACAACAGGCTAAGAACATGGGGAAACCTTTCTAATTACAACAGTTCAGCGCAAACCTCTGGAGCAAGCAACACCACGCAAACAAGTTCTCTCAGCACAAGCCCAGTTAGCAACGTCAGCAATGCTAGGTACATTGGACCAAAGCAGAAAACTCCAGCTTTCCCTCAACCGCAGTTCATACAAATGAAAGGGCAGATGAGACCGATGGTCCCACCTCCTCAGCTCTACATTCCAGTCAATGGTTACCAGCCAATGCCTGCCTATGGTGCTTACTTGCCAAATTTTTACCCCGTCCAAATTCCAATGCAAATGGCTCCTCAGCAGATGCCTCCCCAGATCATTCCCAAACCAGGCTCCCACCACAGTGGGAGCGGATCCACCAGCACAGGCTACGTAACAACTGCGCCTTCCAATGCGTCGGTGGCCGacagggctgctctgctctcGGAGGGCACAGATGACACGCACAATGGAACGGAAGACATCGCCCAGAATCCCgtccaggaggaggaggaagaggagggctcTGTGCCTGAAACAGAGTTGCTGGGTGATAATGACACACTTCAGATGGACGAAGCAGAAATTCAATCAGAAGCCTAA